The Vicia villosa cultivar HV-30 ecotype Madison, WI linkage group LG1, Vvil1.0, whole genome shotgun sequence genome includes a region encoding these proteins:
- the LOC131611429 gene encoding protein FANTASTIC FOUR 3-like, whose product MAATVCHPRLQLHLESQLVESRTLTLRLPSPKQSNDLAFKSCFPDSNMNKTETFQDKPNNGGWNFVDALSNISQNISIKETTIGYVHPQQNRFSLGLNPKSLELCTENLGNESGTNIVENDMLLSLMETKEQRQSCRKVLAATKKVKIQNFPPPLTTIRGSESLRVRPHREDGRLVIEVTKVPPSTSCFQAERSHGRLRLCFGREEEQEEDSENDIDDDVMDENEQAHNEEEFFKNEMMGEETKDAEKEDQRKKMNC is encoded by the coding sequence ATGGCTGCAACCGTTTGCCACCCTAGATTGCAGTTGCATCTTGAATCTCAACTTGTTGAATCAAGAACACTAACATTAAGGTTGCCTTCTCCAAAACAATCCAATGATTTAGCCTTCAAATCTTGTTTCCCGGACTCAAACATGAACAAAACAGAAACTTTTCAAGACAAGCCCAACAATGGTGGTTGGAACTTCGTTGACGCTCTTTCTAATATCTCACAAAACATATCAATAAAAGAAACCACAATCGGTTATGTTCACCCTCAACAGAATCGTTTCTCTTTGGGTTTGAATCCGAAGAGTCTTGAATTGTGCACAGAGAATCTTGGTAACGAGAGTGGTACTAACATTGTAGAAAACGACATGTTGTTGTCTTTAATGGAAACAAAAGAACAAAGACAAAGTTGTCGTAAAGTTTTAGCGGCTACTAAGAAAGTGAAAATTCAGAATTTTCCGCCACCTTTGACAACTATAAGAGGTTCAGAATCTCTTCGTGTTAGACCTCACCGTGAAGATGGAAGATTAGTGATTGAAGTCACTAAGGTCCCACCGAGTACTAGTTGTTTTCAAGCTGAGAGAAGCCATGGCCGTCTTCGCCTCTGTTTTGGCcgtgaagaagaacaagaagaagatagtgagaatgatattgatgatgatgtcATGGATGAAAATGAACAAGCACACAATGAagaagaattttttaaaaatgaaatgatGGGAGAAGAAACAAAAGATGCTGAAAAAGAGGATCAAAGGAAgaaaatgaattgttaa